The sequence below is a genomic window from Paenibacillus sp. DCT19.
TGGAAGTGATCCGCGCATTGGCTGAAGTGCATGGGGCGAATGTCGCACAACTGGACAAGCTGCGGGCAGATAAGGCAGAGGCACGTGGTGGATTCCAAGAACGGGTGTATCTAATCGATGTCGACGAAGCTTAACGTTAAACTCATCACGGATAACTTGGCAGATGAACTCATTGCCCGGATGCAGCATGCGTCCGGGATTTATATTATGACATCCTTTATTATGCAGTCGGGTGTAAGGCTGCTTGCACCACATTTGAAAAGCGCAGTTGAACGTGGTGCCGAGGTGAGAATGCTAGCTGGAGACTACCTATACATCACTCAACCCGAAGGGCTACAGGCATTATGTGATGTAGATGAACGGATTGAGGTACGACTATGGCGGAGTATGGGAACGTCTTTTCACCCCAAGGCTTATTTGTTTGACTATGATAACGGGGAAGGGCTGCTGATTGTAGGCTCGTCCAACTTTTCGCTCTCTGCACTTAAGACAGGCTATGAATGGAATCTAGCAATGAATGCTGAGGCTGAACCGTATACATTTCAGATGGCACTGGATAAATTCATGCAGAGTTTCTATCATGAAACAACCTTACCTGTTAACTCGGATTCTATCTCTCTGTACGAAGGAGAGTACCGTAAATATCATCAAAAAAATCCTGAACTAATTCAGCGGATTACCGAGCTAGAGGAAGCAGAGTTTGGGAATCGACTACCAGAGGATGCGGAGGAAACGACGGCCGAATTATCTTCGGAGATCATTGAACCGAGAGCCGCACAATCAGCAGCTTTGGAAGCACTCGAAGGCATTGTGGAAGAGCAGTATGATAAGGCGATGGTTGTGATGGCGACAGGACTTGGTAAAACGTATCTGGCTGGCTTCTTTGCTCGTCGCTTTAAAAGGGTACTGTTCATTGCGCATCGGGAAGAGATTCTCTTCCAGGCGAAAAAGTCTTTTGCACGCATCATGCCAGAACGTAGCTTCGGCATCTATAACGGTCAGTATAAAGATGGAGAGGCAGATTGTGTATTTGCTTCGATCTATACGCTTAGTTTACAGAGACATCGGGATGTGTTCGCAACAGATGCATTCGATCTCATTGTCGTAGATGAGTTTCATCATGCGGCTGCAAAGTCGTATATGTCTGTCATTAATCACTTTCAGCCCCAGTTCCTACTTGGCATTACGGCTACGCCAGATCGACTGGATGGTAAGGATGTATACGCCCTGTGTGATGGGAACGTAGCGTACCAAATGCATTTTATTGATGCGATTCGGCGAGGCTGGCTTGCCCCATTCCAGTATTACGGTGTATTTGATGACACGGATTATTCGCAGATTCGCTGGATGGGCACGAAATATGATGAAGAACAGCTCATGGCAGCACAGTTACATGAGGAGCATGTGGAGAAAATTTATTCGGCATGGCTTCAGCATAAGCAGACACGTACGATTGGCTTCTGCTCCTCCATTCGTCAGGCAGATTATCTGGCTGCGTATTTTCGCAGTCAGGGAGTGAAGGTGCTGAGTCTACATTCGCGTACATCGGAGATGTCTCGTGAAGAAGCCATTCAGCGGCTTGATGAGGCAGAACTGGAGATTATTCTAACGGTGGATCTGTTCAACGAAGGTACCGATATCCCGCGTGTGGATACGTTGTTGTTCGCGCGTCCAACCGAATCTCTTACGGTGTTCACCCAACAGTTAGGACGTGGTCTTCGGTTAGCGGAAGGTAAATCTCA
It includes:
- a CDS encoding DEAD/DEAH box helicase family protein — encoded protein: MSTKLNVKLITDNLADELIARMQHASGIYIMTSFIMQSGVRLLAPHLKSAVERGAEVRMLAGDYLYITQPEGLQALCDVDERIEVRLWRSMGTSFHPKAYLFDYDNGEGLLIVGSSNFSLSALKTGYEWNLAMNAEAEPYTFQMALDKFMQSFYHETTLPVNSDSISLYEGEYRKYHQKNPELIQRITELEEAEFGNRLPEDAEETTAELSSEIIEPRAAQSAALEALEGIVEEQYDKAMVVMATGLGKTYLAGFFARRFKRVLFIAHREEILFQAKKSFARIMPERSFGIYNGQYKDGEADCVFASIYTLSLQRHRDVFATDAFDLIVVDEFHHAAAKSYMSVINHFQPQFLLGITATPDRLDGKDVYALCDGNVAYQMHFIDAIRRGWLAPFQYYGVFDDTDYSQIRWMGTKYDEEQLMAAQLHEEHVEKIYSAWLQHKQTRTIGFCSSIRQADYLAAYFRSQGVKVLSLHSRTSEMSREEAIQRLDEAELEIILTVDLFNEGTDIPRVDTLLFARPTESLTVFTQQLGRGLRLAEGKSHCVIIDLIGNYRNADIKLSLLDMRDHDETGGKRNAPSVPEVPANCAIHLDTQVINLLQELSRKRMPRREKLHQDFLDVKRELGRIPTYLELHLMGRSKSIGYRSDFGSYIGFLYWAELLSAYESEVYIRQEAWLRDVEKTIMNKSYKMVVLLYMLERGEDHWMEPATPSEMASFFHTYLTEKAYRKRKDFSDKGKLKLWDWNEKTASEIEKLIIDMPMSMWSGAKGSMTRFVDGVFSLNVQVQDAEERSLLYRWTKEIGLYRLHAYFERGILV